TTTGTTGTGAGCctccctgggtttgaatcccagccctgccacaaTTAAGCAATATTaagcatgtaaagtgcttaacaAATGAGGTTTACGCAgtagatcctcccacctcagtaaaTGGCACCATCATCCGCTGGATTGCTCAGTGCTCAAACCAGAAACCTGGGCGTTATCCTTGACTCCTCCTTCACCTTACATCCGGTCCAGCACAGGGCTTGCAAAAACATAGCCCCAAACTGACTACTACTCACCATGTCTCTATTACTACTCTAATCCAAGCCACCATTATCTCATGTGGACTCCTGCTTTTTTCTCTGATACCCTTCCACTCTACACAGCAGTCATCTCTCCTTCCTTAAAATCCTTCAGTAGCTTCCTATTGCACTCAAATTAACATCCAAACTGTATATGGCCTACTGGTCTAGCCTGCTTTTATCTTCAGATTTAAAGCCATCTCTTAGGAAAATCAACTTTACCCATTAGGTTCTCTACCCTGCAACCGAAAGACTATATtgtaaatctgatcatgtcattccagaaaaacaaaaccaaaaaaccgtCAAAAGCCTCTTAATGCCCCTAAAGCAAGCTAGAATCCTAACTAGGACTTCCTGTGATTTGTTCCTTGCTTTCTTCTCCAAAGAATTTTTTGTTCCTGACCAAGACATTCTATTTTCTATAGTATTTCATTGCCTTTcatattaaatatttcctttcatCTCACGAGTtcctatttgtttattctttaagGCCCACCATATTGCTCCCTCTTTGAAGTGCACTGCCCATCCATGCCCCACTCCAGTTGATTATCTGCACTTTTATGTTCCAATAGTACTCTGTAACCTCTGATTTAGTTTTCACATGCTCTAGTGTTTGTCTTCCCTGGTAGGCTCCTCAAAGGTGGACACTATGCTCCATTCATCTCTGTATGGCTGGCATTAAGCATACTGCTAAATACATAGTACATGTCatgaatggatggatacatgTATGGAGGTGATAGTAAAAATCTACCCTTGAGAAGGGACAGTCATAGTGTAAAGTCACAGCAGGTTCTCTTGTCCTTTGAGGATTCTCATGATAAAATGCCTACAAAGGCAATTACCCAAAACTGCTACTGCTGGATCGTGTTTTGTTGGACCAGCGTGGGGCAGGGGGactgtttgttttaaattctgaataCTTCTAGACAAGATACACCACAACATTCTCCAAATACTTCAATCTCTGTTTCACTCACTTATGCCACCATCCTGGCCCCTAAAGCCATTTGAGTTTGGAGCATCTATCTAGGGTCCAAGACTTAAATCTGGAAGGACCTTAGGCATCATCTGGTCTTGTGGTTTGCAACCATGggacttttcaaaaatatatattaaaaaaaaaggaaaaaagaaaataggcccAGAGAGGGACTGTACTACAACCTGCCCATCACTTCTGCCATAATCTGTCACCTAATTGATCTCTGCCTCTTTGATCCATTTTCCACAAAATGGCCAAAGTGCCTTTTAAAATGCCTGAAAACGTCCGTGGATTTCTGTTGCACTCAAAATACCAACTCTTTACCAtggcatctttttttgtttgtttgagacagaggctcactctgtcgccaggctggagtgcagtggtgtgatcttggcccactgcaacctccgcctcctgggttcaagcgattcttgtgcctctgcctcccgagtagctgggattacaggcatgcgccaccacacccagctactttttgtatttttttttttgagatgggagtcttgctctgtcacccaggctggagtgcagtggcgcgatttcagcttactgcaagctccgcctcccaggttcacgccattctcctgcctcagcctcctgagtagctgggactacaggcgcccaccaccacgcccagctaatttttttgtatttttagtagagacagggtttcaccatgttggccaggatggtctcgatatcctgacctcgtgatccacccacctcggcctcccaaagtgctgggattacaggtgtgagccaccgcacccagcctaccatGGCATCTTTGAATGGTCTGGCCACCCACCTTTGTCATATACTTGAATTCATGCAAATATTTCAGTTCCCTGAATACCTCAAGCTATTTTCggtgtgtatgtttttttttttttttttgagacagagtcttgctcttgttgcccaggctagagtgcaatgcacgatctcagctcactgcaacctccgcctcctgggttcaagtgattctcctgccttagcctcccaagtagctgggattacaggcacccgccaccatgcccagctaatttttgtatttttagtagagtcggagtttcgccatgttggccaggctaatctggccgccttggcctcccaaagtgctgggattacagtcgtgagccacagtgcccggcctatttttaattttgaggctTTGCTGATGCTGTGTCTTTTGCTGGACAGCCCTTTCCCCATATTCTTGGAGATCTCAGCTTCAGTGCCATCTTAGTGAGGACACCCCGACCACCCTTTGTATAATAAGTAGATCTTCCTCTTTTATTCCTTGTCATAGTGTTTATTTCCTCTATAGCACATATCACCCTCTGTAATTATCTGTTTACTTATTATTTATCTTTCCCAccacattttatatttcataagaACAGGGACCTTGACTCTATTGTTCATTAGCCTTAAAGCTTGGCAcctgtaaatataaaatgaatgtatGGCTACCAGAAACCTTCCCACAGTAAAAAATCTTTCCAGGCCAGATGGTGGTAGAGCTTTGAAGATCTCATTTTGGTGGAATTTCAAGCAGGACCATGGCCTGGCAGAAATAGTAATCTGAGTTAAGAAATCTAAGCTGCATGAACCTGGGTAGGCCCCTTCCCAGGGCCCCATTTTCTGTGTCCATCAAAGAAGCTGGATAATGACTTGGAATGTATACAGTGCAATGCTATTTGCAAAGCTCTTTCACTGCCTGTTATTTCAATCTGTTCTCATGGTAGGCATAGCAAacattgttattcccatttttatgGAGGTTCAGAAAGTTTAAGTAAACTAGATAAGATCACTTCTGTTTCAAACATTCTATGAGTCTTTATAAGTAGCCTCTACAAAAAGTCAGTAGCATGAATCCTATCTTCTCTTTACTTTGACCATAAATTGTCGTTTCCTAATACAATTTGTAAAAACCTGAACCATCTTTTAGGGGAAATCCATTGTTTCCTGATAGGTACTCCATTTTGTCTTCTCAGTTTTCCACACTTGTGGCAAAGCAAGCCACGAGGAGGAACCAGACAGTCCTGTTAGTTGTGGCCAGCCCTCATTCCCTGGAAATGGCAAACAAGGGGAACAAGAAGCGTTGGCAGTTCTCTCTGGAGGAGAAAATGAAAGTTGTGGAAGCTGTAGACTCAGGCAAGAAGAAAGGTGACGTGGCAAAAGAATTTGGTATCACTCCCTCTACTGTATCTACATTCTTAAAGGATCGCACCAAATTTGAAGAAAAGGTGCGGGAGGCATCCGTGGGACCCCAGCGGAAAAGGATGAGGAGTGCTCTTTATGATGACATTGATAAGGCTGTTTTTGCTTGGTTTCAAGAAATCCATGCCAAAAACATTCTTGTGACTGGTTCTGTCATTTGGAAAAAAGCACTAAATTTGGCCAACGTGCTTGGCTATGACAATTTTCAAGCAAGTGTGGGCTGGCTGAACAGATTTAGAGATCGCCACGGAATTGCTTTGAAAGCAGTCTGTAGAGAAGATAGTGACAGGTTAATGAATGGTCTAGGAATAGATAAGATTAACAAGTGGCATGCAGGGGAAATTATAAAACTgattgctgactacagcccagatGATATCTTTAATGCTGATGAAACAGGAGTGTTTTTCCAGTTGCTTCCCCAGCACACACTTGCTGCTAAAGGAGACCATTGTAGAGGGGGCAAGTAAGCAAAGCAGCAGTTGACAGCACTCTTTTGTTGCAATGCCTCGGGGACTGAAAAAATGAGACCATTGATTGTTGGTAGGTCAGCCAGCCCACACTGCCTCAAGAACATTCATTTCCTCCCTTGTGATTACTGAGCCAACCAGTGGGCTTGGATGACAAGGGATCTGTTTAATGAGTGGCTGATGCAAGTGGATGCCAGGATGAAGAGGGCGGAACGCCGGATACTCTTGCTCATAGACAACTGCTCTGCTCATAACATGCTTCCATGCTTGGAAAGGATTCAGGTTGGGTATCTGTCCTCCAACTGTACTGCTGTCCTGCAGCCACTGAATCTTGGCATAATTCACACCATGAAAGTACTGTACCAGAGCCACCTTCTAAAACAGATCCTTCTCAAGCTCAACAGCAGTGAGGATCAAGAAGAGGTGGACATCAAGCAGGCCATCGACATGATTGCTGCAGCATGGTGGTCAGTCAAGCCATCCACAGTGGTGAAATGTTGGCAGAAGGCAGGCATCATCCCTGTGGAATTTGCAGAATGTGACACAGAATCAGCAGCCAGTGAACCAGACATTACCACTGAAAAGTTGTGGCACACAGTGGCTATTGCCACCGGTGTCCCAAATGAAGTAAATTTCCAGGACTTTGTTACTGCAGATGATGATCTCATTATCTCTCAGGACACAGACATCATCCAGGACATGGTGGCTGGCGAAAATACCAGTGAAGCAGGAAGTGAAGATGAAGGGGAGGTATCTTTACCAGAGCAACCAAAAGTCACCATCACAGAAGCCATATCAAGTGTACAGAAACTTAGACAGTTCCTTTCCACTTGTGTAGACGTTCCTGATGCCATTTTTGGACAATTAAATGGCATAGatgaatatttaatgaaaagAGTGACACAAACCCTTGTTGATTCCAAAATTACAGATTTCCTTCAAACAAAATAATGCAggaatttatttcagaaaatgtagTTTACAAGAATAAAGATTTCTTTAGATAGGTTGTTGAGCCAATTTAAGTAAAGCAATATTATTGTGACAACATTCCAGTACTCTGAAATAGCCAAGAAACTTCCTTGAATGGAATTTGACTAATATGTGTgttgtcttttcttttgtttttggctgTCTCTGGTCCTTGATTCAAGATGTATTTTGATTCATCCAAGGGTTTCCAAACTTGTCTGCACATTAGGATCACTTGagaatcctttaaaaaattccaaagcTCAGGCCATATCCCAGGCCTATTAAATCACAATCTTTGGTGATGGGTCACAGGCATTGGTCGCTTtgaagctctccaggtgattccaatgtgcagacAAGTTTGGAAACTGAACCAACCACAGGAACATCAAGTACACTACGGGCCTGGGTCCAGCTTCTTTCCAGTAAGTCTATCTCAGGGGCTTCCAAATTTAGCtcacatcagaatcacttggaagGCTTGTTAAAACCCTAGGCTGCTAGGCCCACCCCCAGAGACAGTAGACCTCAGGTGGGACccaaaaatttgcatttctaacacatTCTCAGCTGTTGCAGTCCAGGCTCCAtgctttgaaaaccactggtctaGCTTTAGATAGATAGGATATTGAGCCAatttaaataaagcaatatactGATCTAGCTGAGTTCTAGAACTTCTCTCTTTAGCTGGCCATCTGAATACTCCCCCATCACTAAttgttaaaaaaagaatcaactgTTCTTACTCTAGagctctttttcctttctgctgATTTGCTGGAAGCACTAcaagacttttgtttgtttgtttgtttgtttttaaagatggggtcttgttatattgcccaggcttgaatgcagtggttattcacaggcatgattatAACACACTGctctctctaactcctggcctcaagccatcctcccaaatAGATGGGACTATTGATGCACACTGCCATGCTGGCCTTACGAAATGTTTTAATAGGCATTTCACTAATAGGGAGCTGGAGTACAAGGAAATACAGTGCACTTAAgacataggctgggcatggtggctcatgcctgtaatcccagcacattgggaggatcacttgaggcaaggagtttgagaccagactggccaacacagcgagacttctatctctaaaaaaaaaatttaataagacaTGGATACAACCAGGGAGGGAGGTTATAATAATAGAGCATCCTGTTAATCAGAATCATGGGGGAGAAAGTACATCCCAGCATGCCTCTCACTTTCCAGAAAGGGTGAGAGGATCATTAGAGAGTTCATTAGAGAGTATTGATTTCTAATAAGTCAGATAAATGTCAGTTTCGTTtttagaagtttcacacaatacctgCTAATGGTGTGATGTCATTTTTTTGCCCTGCTTCAGgttaattttttgaatatttcagAAACCCATAgcaattcaatgatttttctttctgtagtaGCTTAGTCAAAACAGATACAGCAGATTAATCATAGAAAATATTGCTTCCACATTAACAAAACAATCACTGAAAAACAGCAGATGTTTAAGTAGATTATTTTACAGCtcattttggatattttttcttttaataaactaATATGATCATTTGAATTAAAAGTactgtacatattttaaattcttaacaTGTGGGAGAGAAAAACTCTTCTGGCTAAGTCCTGTGGTTATATTTCTTTGTCAGCTCCTTAATTGCTGTCATCATCCTCTTGTGTCAGGATTACTGCCATAGTATCTAATTCCTTCCCTCACCTTTCTCCCGCAGTCCACTCCGCACATATTGTTTGATCTATTGGCATCACGCCATTTCCCCTGCCCAAGTGTCTAGTGGCTTTCAAATGCctacaaaaaaaactattcaGCTGAGTTTTACTATCCTCTATAGTTGACTACAACCTGCATTTCCAACTTGTTAGCTCGATACAATTCTGTGTACATAATGCTCCCTGAAGAGGCCATTGTTTTCTTTCACTGCATACCAACTTCTGCCTGTGTGCCTTGCCCAAATGCCTCATCCTGTTCTCTACTAAGCTGGGTCCTACACATTCAAGAACTCACTGGAATCCTCTTTCTTCCAGGCTTTCTTGGAGACTCCAGCAACTACTCCACCTGTTTTCCCCTCATCTCCTCCAAACTTCTTGTCTCTAGCACTCAAACACTTAGATGTTTTCTAGATGTTCTCTGGCTCTTTAGACTGTAAGTTCCATGACAGCAGGGATCAGTCAACCTTTTTAATCTTAATGGTGCCTAGGACTCTGCTGGACACATCATAGGcacttcaataaacatttgtgtataaaTTGATAGACACATATAATGTGTTGAAGCCACCATATTTTTAAAGCTGTGTTAAGCATTGATTCTACTAGAAATGGCTTGGAGATAAGGTAGGGTTTTATTCCATTTAAAAGggtttgcaaaatttttccatGAATATAGTTGCCTCAAATATAATTCCAATCCaggttataatctctgttctttgatAATGAATTATATAGAATGTAATTTGATAAGTATACAGAATATATACTATTTATAGTTGAACCCATGTCCCTCCACCAAAAAGTCATTGCAGGATTTCTTTTGGCTTCCATTTATACACACAGGACTTTAGTATGAAAGGGCTTGTCTAAGTGCTttgcacatagtagatgttcagtaaatatgtgcttaaacttgctttttttaaaaaacaaatttaacatccctggccgggcgtggtggctcacacatcccagcactttgggaagctgaggcgggtggttcacctgaggacaggagttagagaccagcctggccaacatggtgaaaccctgtctctactaaaaatacaaaaattagctgggcatggtggtgggcgcctgtaataccagctacttgggagaatgaggcaagagaatcacttgaacccgagaggtggaggttgccactgcactccagcctgggtgacagagtgaaacaccatctaaaataataataataataataaaaacaaatttaacattCTCAATTTACTTAATATATCATGATTTAGATCCTGGAAGATGGAAatcatccaaaaaagaaaattttttagtTCAGTTTACACTGGCTAAAACTTCGAGGTATCAGGGGTTTTTGGTACTTTGTTAAGCTAAAAGACGTTGATATTATCCCTCGTCAGGCTTTCTGTGGCTTCTCCGTGCCTCTTTGCTCACTCCAACCTCACTTGAGTGGCAACCCCACTTCTGCTCCAGTTGACTAATCCTCTCTGTAGGCCAACATACTATGCCTACGCACCTACCTCAATTGTGCTGTCATGAGGATAAAAAGGTGTACCTGGAGACTGTGTTCTATAAATGCACTCTGTTGTCATTCCATCCCTATTTGGAACGTAATGAGTACTATCTAGAGTCAGAGACCTGCCTTATCAGCCCTTTTTTCCACTGACAGGTCTTGGGGTTCAGTGTTTGAGAGCCACCAGCCTAATCAATAGATGATAATTCAAGGAGTTTTCTGTGCCATTACTCATAAGGGCCCTGATTCAAAAGCAAGTAAGCTAAGATTTATTGTCTATTATATTTCAAGCACTGtttacttattaatatttttagtaaatcATAATACAAAACCACAGTAGACTCAGATAATTTAATTCCAAGGTTGTAGACCTATTAAACTGCTGTTCATGCTACCTGAAGCCAGACTTATCTTTAAAGTGGAATGTGGTAGCATACTGTGGCCACCAGAGGGCACCGGTGGACTACATAGGGAGACAGCGTCAACTGAAGAAACCTTTGGAGCTGCCACTTGTAATTTCTCTGATGTGATACAGATTGAGAGGGAAGGcaacaaggaaagaaggaagagacatAGGATGTTGGACTTGTTCAAACAATTTACCTAGAAGTAACTGCCTGGGACCACCTAATCCCCTCCATTACATACTATCTCTTCTCTAGAGACTTTTCCCAACCTGTTAATAACCATAGgccaggctgagcatggtggctcatgtctgtaatctgagcactttgggtggctgaggcaggacgaatgcttgagcccagaagtttgagagcagcctgagcaacatagcaagaccccgttcctacaaaaatgaaattagtcagatgtggtggctcatgcctgtaatcccagctactcagaaggctgaggtggaagaattacttgagcctagaagtttgaggctgcagtgagccatgatcgtgccactgcactccagcctgggtgaaagagcaagaccctgtctcaaaaaaaagcaactccccccaaaaaaaacccaaaaccaaaaaaccatagGCTATGTAACTGATCGTGGATAGACACTCAAGCTCTGGAAATGAGGCAGTATCAGGGAAATAATTACCCAACAAACATATCCATGTTTGCAGTAATAACTTATTTAACCTTATAAACCCACTGCAGGTCATAGGAGCTCTAGGATGGAGTACATGGCCC
The Symphalangus syndactylus isolate Jambi chromosome 7, NHGRI_mSymSyn1-v2.1_pri, whole genome shotgun sequence genome window above contains:
- the TIGD6 gene encoding LOW QUALITY PROTEIN: tigger transposable element-derived protein 6 (The sequence of the model RefSeq protein was modified relative to this genomic sequence to represent the inferred CDS: substituted 2 bases at 2 genomic stop codons), with the translated sequence MANKGNKKRWQFSLEEKMKVVEAVDSGKKKGDVAKEFGITPSTVSTFLKDRTKFEEKVREASVGPQRKRMRSALYDDIDKAVFAWFQEIHAKNILVTGSVIWKKALNLANVLGYDNFQASVGWLNRFRDRHGIALKAVCREDSDRLMNGLGIDKINKWHAGEIIKLIADYSPDDIFNADETGVFFQLLPQHTLAAKGDHCRGGKXAKQQLTALFCCNASGTEKMRPLIVGRSASPHCLKNIHFLPCDYXANQWAWMTRDLFNEWLMQVDARMKRAERRILLLIDNCSAHNMLPCLERIQVGYLSSNCTAVLQPLNLGIIHTMKVLYQSHLLKQILLKLNSSEDQEEVDIKQAIDMIAAAWWSVKPSTVVKCWQKAGIIPVEFAECDTESAASEPDITTEKLWHTVAIATGVPNEVNFQDFVTADDDLIISQDTDIIQDMVAGENTSEAGSEDEGEVSLPEQPKVTITEAISSVQKLRQFLSTCVDVPDAIFGQLNGIDEYLMKRVTQTLVDSKITDFLQTK